In a genomic window of Pseudoliparis swirei isolate HS2019 ecotype Mariana Trench chromosome 20, NWPU_hadal_v1, whole genome shotgun sequence:
- the capn12 gene encoding calpain-12: MATDKDAPLGSIANPIKFVDQDFKSLLEACLKSGELFADPTFPPEQTSIGTPEDPDPKKAIKWKRPKEISENALFVEGTTGTTDICQGQLGDCWLLAALSCLTMHPTLFVKVVPPHQSLSKPYAGIFHFRFWQYGEWVEVVVDDRLPTREGRLLFSYSHTRHEYWSALVEKAYAKLVGSYGSLKGGNISEGMEDFTGGIAYSLQISSRTPRVLWRCLTAALSRGSLLSCFIQASSYREVGKVTGDGLVKGHAYAITDTDKVTKASDEILLLKLRNPWGFIEYRGPWSDKSKEWGGVAKEEKARIELKKIEDGEFWISAEDFSSLFDVVELCSVNPDTLVEENSPASLSSTWTISEHEGFWVPGSSAGGSRKYNRSFWKNPQFHLVLTEQDQLEEEEDEDDEDEDEDDEDDEAITPDDKNRAERQKEKTKQCTVLVELMQKNRRKKDKVHFLHIAFHVYKVPPELQGLCLSRKFFMTNRPVGRSGKYRAQRGSWRKLHLDPGHYVIMASTYRPNQRADFFFRIFSKTGNTLGTQDFTCSSGFLQVMATPVSPEDHVRVQKTFDEEAGGDDRLNAKELMKLFNTALEKDYHLPLETCRQLIFGEDTKGRCSLSREQTGALLSSLRHLQSIFIQFDEDSSGTMSPFELSATLQAVGLQCDTKVVELLSERFASGELHMPFHGFVSCVTRMHKLFALYESETSREVKDRGINSWLLQFLVV; the protein is encoded by the exons ATGGCGACGGACAAGGACGCACCTCTGGGCTCCATCGCGAACCCCATCAAGTTCGTGGATCAGGACTTCAAGTCTCTCCTGGAAGCATGTCTGAAGTCCGGAGAGCTGTTTGCTGATCCAACCTTTCCACCTGAGCAGACGTCCATCGGGACGCCGGAAGATCCGGATCCCAAAAAGGCGATCAAGTGGAAACGACCCAAG GAAATCAGTGAGAACGCTTTGTTTGTGGAGGGGACGACTGGGACCACTGACATCTGTCAGGGCCAACTGG GTGACTGCTGGCTGCTCGCCGCCCTGTCCTGTCTCACCATGCACCCCACCCTCTTTGTGAAGGTGGTGCCCCCCCACCAGAGCCTGTCCAAGCCGTACGCAGGGATCTTCCATTTCAGG TTCTGGCAGTATGGTGAGTGGGTGGAGGTGGTCGTGGATGACAGGCTGCCGACACGCGAAGGCCGGCTGCTCTTCAGCTACTCTCACACCCGCCACGAGTATTGGAGCGCCCTGGTGGAGAAAGCCTACGCCAA GTTAGTCGGATCCTACGGAAGCCTGAAGGGGGGCAACATTTCCGAGGGGATGGAGGATTTCACAGGAGGAATCGCGTACTCGCTGCAGATCTCATCTCGCACCCCTCGAGTCCTCTGGAGGTGTCTGACGGCCGCCCTGTCTCGAGGCAGCCTGCTCAGCTGCTTCATCCAG GCCAGCAGCTACCGCGAGGTTGGTAAAGTGACGGGAGACGGGCTGGTAAAGGGCCACGCTTACGCCATCACCGACACCGACAAG GTCACAAAAGCGTCAGATGAGATTTTGTTGCTGAAGCTGAGGAACCCCTGGGGTTTTATTGAATATCGCGGACCCTGGAGCGACAA GAGTAAAGAGTGGGGGGGTGTGGCCAAAGAAGAGAAGGCAAGGATTGAGCTGAAAAAGATTGAAGATGGAGAGTTCTG GATCAGTGCTGAGGACTTCAGCAGCCTGTTTGACGTCGTGGAGCTCTGCAGTGTGAATCCTGATACCCTCGTGGAGGAAAACtcacctgcctctctctcctctacctgGACCATCAGTGAACATGAAGGATTCTGGGTACCGGGGAGCTCTGCTGGTGGTAGCCGCAAATACAACC GATCGTTTTGGAAGAATCCTCAGTTCCACTTGGTTCTCACAGAGCAGGACCAgttggaagaggaagaggacgaggatgatgaagatgaggatgaagatgacgaGGATGACGAAGCGATAACCCCAGATGACAAGAAcagagcagagagacagaaggagaagaCCAAACAGTGCACTGTGCTGGTGGAGCTGATGCAGAAAAACCGCAGGAAGAAGGATAAAGTCCACTTCCTTCACATCGCTTTCCACGTCTACAAG gTTCCTCCTGAG CTTCAGGGTCTGTGTCTGAGCCGCAAATTCTTCATGACAAATCGCCCTGTGGGTCGCTCTGGAAAATATAGGGCTCAGAG GGGTTCGTGGAGGAAGCTGCATCTGGACCCGGGTCACTACGTCATCATGGCGTCCACCTATCGACCCAACCAGCGAGCAGACTTCTTTTTCCGCATTTTCTCCAAGACCGGAAACACCTTGGG GACTCAGGACTTCACCTGCTCCTCTGGCTTCCTCCAG GTTATGGCTACTCCGGTCTCCCCAGAGGATCATGTGAGAGTTCAGAAGACTTTTGATGAGGAGGCTGGCGGA GATGACAGACTGAACGCCAAGGAGCTCATGAAGCTCTTCAACACAG CTCTTGAGAAAGATTACCATCTGCCACTGGAGACATGCAGACAGCTCATCTTCGGAGAGGAT ACGAAGGGACGCTGCAGTCTGAGCCGTGAACAAACAGGAGCCCTGCTGTCCAGCCTGCGCCACCTGCAG TCCATCTTTATCCAGTTTGATGAGGACTCATCTGGGACCATGAGCCCCTTTGAGCTTAGTGCAACGCTGCAAGCTGttg GGCTGCAGTGTGATACGAAGGTGGTCGAGCTGCTGTCCGAGCGCTTTGCATCTGGAGAGCTTCACATGCCCTTCCACGGCTTCGTGTCATGTGTCACCAGGATGCACAAGCTTtttg ctCTGTATGAATCAGAGACCAGTCGAGAGGTGAAAGACAGAGGGATCAACTCT TGGCTGCTTCAGTTCCTGGTGGTGTGA